A stretch of the Paenibacillus dendritiformis genome encodes the following:
- the odhB gene encoding 2-oxoglutarate dehydrogenase complex dihydrolipoyllysine-residue succinyltransferase, translating into MAEIKVPDLGESISEGTLHKWLVKVGDTVGQGDLLAELETDKVNLEISAEESGVIESILRGEGENVAVGEVIAVIGSGAGASAQAPAPAAEAAQAAPATEATAAEKESAPAAAPAAAPAAPAPVPAPAADSGAYYASPAARKLAREKGIDLNGVSARDPIGRIQHDDVQANSARPAAAPAAAPAAPAKPAAPASGAAGDSAKPIERQRMSRRRQTIATRLVEAQQTAAMLTTFNEVDMTAILDIRKRRKDAFKEKHDVGLGFMSFFTKAVVGALKAYPLLNAEIDGQDILVKKFYDIGIAVAAKEGLVVPVVRDADRLSFAEIERSIAELATKARSNSLALSDLQGGSFTITNGGVFGSLLSTPILNAPQVGILGMHKIQLRPVAIDEERSENRPMMYIALSYDHRIVDGAEAVGFLVKVKEMLEDPETLLLEG; encoded by the coding sequence GTGGCTGAAATCAAAGTGCCTGATCTTGGAGAATCGATATCGGAAGGAACCTTGCATAAATGGCTTGTCAAAGTAGGCGACACGGTAGGTCAAGGGGATCTGCTCGCCGAGTTGGAAACCGATAAAGTCAATCTGGAAATCAGCGCTGAAGAGAGCGGAGTCATTGAATCGATCCTGAGAGGGGAGGGCGAGAATGTCGCTGTCGGCGAAGTCATCGCCGTCATCGGCTCCGGAGCGGGAGCAAGCGCTCAAGCGCCGGCCCCGGCGGCTGAAGCCGCCCAAGCGGCTCCAGCAACGGAAGCGACTGCCGCCGAGAAGGAAAGCGCTCCGGCCGCAGCTCCGGCCGCAGCTCCGGCAGCGCCGGCCCCTGTGCCTGCGCCTGCTGCGGACAGCGGCGCATACTACGCGTCTCCCGCAGCTCGCAAGCTGGCACGGGAGAAGGGCATCGACTTGAACGGCGTGTCTGCGCGCGACCCGATCGGCCGCATCCAGCACGATGACGTGCAGGCGAATTCGGCTCGTCCGGCCGCAGCGCCAGCGGCGGCTCCAGCCGCGCCGGCGAAGCCCGCTGCTCCAGCTTCCGGAGCGGCTGGCGATTCGGCCAAGCCAATCGAGCGCCAGCGCATGTCCCGCCGCCGCCAGACCATTGCGACTCGCCTGGTGGAGGCCCAGCAGACGGCGGCCATGCTGACGACGTTCAACGAAGTCGACATGACCGCGATTCTCGATATCCGCAAGCGGCGCAAAGACGCCTTCAAGGAAAAGCATGATGTCGGTCTCGGCTTCATGTCGTTCTTCACGAAGGCGGTCGTCGGCGCATTGAAGGCTTATCCGCTGCTGAATGCCGAGATCGACGGCCAAGATATTCTCGTGAAGAAATTCTATGACATCGGCATCGCCGTCGCCGCGAAGGAAGGTCTCGTCGTGCCGGTCGTTCGCGACGCGGATCGACTCAGCTTCGCGGAGATCGAGCGCTCCATCGCCGAGCTGGCGACGAAGGCCCGCTCCAACTCGCTGGCGCTGTCCGATCTGCAGGGCGGCTCCTTCACGATTACGAACGGCGGCGTCTTCGGCTCCCTGCTGTCGACGCCGATCTTGAACGCGCCGCAGGTCGGCATCCTCGGCATGCACAAGATCCAGCTGCGTCCGGTCGCGATTGATGAAGAGCGTTCGGAGAACCGTCCGATGATGTATATCGCCCTCTCCTACGATCACCGCATCGTCGATGGAGCGGAAGCGGTCGGATTCCTGGTCAAGGTCAAGGAGATGCTGGAAGATCCGGAGACGCTGCTCCTCGAAGGATAA
- a CDS encoding 2-oxoglutarate dehydrogenase E1 component, whose amino-acid sequence MSAAEVTEKERVWKDYYGPNLGYIQEQYEQYVNDPESVEANYRDLFARFGPPPASIGSQAAGAAAPVALDGDGLNKVVSAVKLAGIIRTFGHLAADIDPLGINPPVDTRRFEPETYGLTRADLEALPASIVLKEAPASVRTCWDAIEHLRAVYTRSIAYEFRHVHDEEELKWLRRHTECLNSPEPLTPAERVALLKRLIEVEQFETFLHRTFVGQKRFSIEGTDVLVPMLDELVRTSAANGTQHILMGMAHRGRLNVLAHVLGKPYGKIFSEFHHSPNKDLFPSEGSMGINYGWTGDVKYHLGADRSVTEGNTVRTKVTLANNPSHLEYVNPVVEGFSRAAQDDRSQPGYPRQDTGKAATVLMHGDAAFPGEGIVSETLNFNKLRGFQNGGTLHIIVNNRIGFTTKSEDSRSTHYASDLAKGFEIPIVHVNADDPDACIAAVRMAVEYRSVFKKDFLIDLIGYRRHGHNEMDDPEGTSPFVYRKVNQHPTVYALYGERLKREGLVDDAQIEQMKKDSEAVLQQAYDKMKETTDRAYRHNTGEPPSRLSGNGTAVPLEQLREINRELLVVPEGFQVYPKLQRILQRRANALDEGEKVDWALAETLAFATILAEGQPIRITGQDSERGTFSQRHLVLHDYKTGDTFSPLHRIPQAKASFAIYNSPLSEASVLGYEYGYNVFAPETLVIWEAQYGDFANAAQVIFDQFIAAGRAKWNQKSNLVVLLPHGFEGQGPEHSSARLERFLQSSAEHNWTVVNLTSAAQYFHLLRRQAAIGGTDDARPLIVMAPKSLLRNPRSASPGREFSEGHFHPVWDEAVEGQQPKKVERLILATGKMAIDLQTELETSDGDHSWLHIIRVEQLYPFPQEEIAAIIGRYPALKEIVWVQEEPKNMGAWTYMEPRIREVAPNKVPVHYIGRPEHSSPASGYADVHSFEQRQIITESLHRSTKTN is encoded by the coding sequence ATGTCGGCTGCAGAAGTTACTGAGAAGGAAAGGGTATGGAAGGATTACTATGGACCCAATCTCGGGTACATCCAGGAACAGTACGAGCAATACGTTAACGATCCCGAATCCGTCGAAGCGAATTACCGGGACCTGTTCGCCCGCTTCGGGCCGCCTCCTGCTTCAATCGGTTCCCAAGCAGCAGGAGCCGCTGCTCCGGTCGCGCTGGACGGAGACGGGTTAAATAAAGTCGTCTCCGCCGTCAAGCTGGCCGGCATCATTCGCACCTTCGGCCATCTGGCGGCCGATATCGATCCGTTGGGCATTAATCCGCCCGTGGATACCCGCCGCTTCGAGCCGGAGACCTACGGCTTGACTCGCGCGGATCTGGAAGCTCTGCCCGCCTCGATCGTGCTGAAGGAGGCGCCTGCCAGCGTCCGCACCTGCTGGGATGCGATCGAGCATCTGCGCGCGGTGTACACCCGATCCATCGCGTACGAATTCAGACATGTGCATGACGAGGAAGAATTGAAGTGGCTGCGCAGACATACGGAATGCCTCAACTCGCCGGAGCCGCTAACTCCGGCCGAACGTGTCGCTCTCTTGAAACGGCTCATTGAAGTGGAACAGTTCGAGACGTTCCTGCACCGCACATTCGTCGGGCAGAAGCGCTTCTCGATCGAAGGCACCGATGTTCTCGTGCCGATGCTGGACGAACTCGTCCGCACCTCCGCGGCCAACGGCACTCAGCATATCCTCATGGGCATGGCCCATCGAGGCCGGTTAAACGTGCTCGCGCATGTGCTGGGGAAGCCGTACGGCAAGATTTTCTCGGAGTTCCATCACTCTCCGAACAAGGACCTGTTCCCGTCGGAAGGCTCGATGGGCATCAACTACGGCTGGACCGGCGACGTGAAGTACCATCTGGGCGCCGATCGTTCCGTAACCGAAGGCAATACCGTGCGGACCAAGGTTACGCTCGCGAACAACCCGAGCCATCTGGAGTACGTCAATCCGGTCGTGGAGGGCTTCTCCCGCGCCGCTCAGGATGACCGCAGCCAGCCGGGCTATCCGCGGCAGGATACCGGCAAGGCCGCGACGGTGCTCATGCACGGCGACGCCGCCTTCCCGGGGGAAGGCATCGTCTCGGAGACGCTGAACTTCAACAAGCTGCGCGGCTTCCAGAACGGAGGCACGCTGCACATTATCGTCAACAACCGCATCGGGTTCACGACGAAGAGCGAGGACTCCCGCTCCACGCATTATGCCAGCGACCTGGCCAAGGGCTTCGAGATTCCGATTGTGCACGTGAACGCGGACGATCCGGATGCATGCATCGCGGCCGTTCGCATGGCGGTCGAGTACCGGAGCGTGTTCAAGAAGGACTTCCTGATCGATCTGATCGGTTACCGCCGCCACGGCCACAACGAGATGGACGATCCGGAAGGAACGTCGCCGTTCGTGTACCGCAAGGTGAACCAGCATCCGACCGTATATGCTCTCTATGGCGAGCGGTTGAAGCGGGAAGGCCTGGTCGACGACGCGCAAATTGAACAGATGAAGAAAGACTCCGAAGCCGTCCTGCAGCAGGCGTATGACAAAATGAAGGAGACGACCGACCGGGCGTACCGCCACAATACGGGCGAGCCGCCAAGCCGCTTGTCCGGCAACGGCACCGCCGTGCCTCTCGAGCAGCTGCGGGAGATCAACCGCGAGCTGCTGGTGGTGCCGGAGGGCTTCCAGGTCTATCCGAAGCTGCAGCGTATTTTGCAGCGCCGTGCCAACGCGCTCGACGAGGGCGAGAAGGTCGACTGGGCGCTCGCCGAGACGCTGGCGTTCGCGACGATCCTGGCGGAAGGGCAGCCGATCCGCATCACCGGGCAAGATTCCGAGCGAGGCACCTTCTCGCAGCGCCATCTCGTGCTGCATGACTATAAGACCGGCGATACGTTCTCGCCGCTGCACCGCATTCCGCAGGCGAAGGCCTCCTTCGCTATCTATAACAGCCCGCTGTCCGAGGCGTCCGTGCTCGGGTATGAATACGGCTATAATGTATTTGCGCCAGAGACGCTTGTTATCTGGGAGGCGCAATACGGCGACTTCGCCAATGCGGCGCAAGTCATTTTCGACCAGTTCATCGCTGCCGGCCGGGCGAAATGGAACCAGAAGTCCAACCTCGTCGTCCTGCTGCCGCATGGCTTCGAAGGCCAAGGGCCGGAGCATTCCAGCGCCCGTCTGGAGCGGTTCCTGCAATCGTCCGCCGAGCATAACTGGACGGTTGTCAATCTGACCAGCGCCGCGCAATACTTCCATCTGCTGCGCCGTCAGGCCGCGATCGGCGGAACCGATGACGCGCGTCCGCTCATCGTCATGGCGCCGAAGAGCCTGCTGCGCAACCCGCGTAGCGCGTCGCCGGGCCGCGAGTTCAGCGAAGGGCACTTCCATCCGGTCTGGGATGAAGCCGTGGAAGGACAGCAGCCGAAGAAGGTGGAGCGCCTTATTCTGGCGACCGGCAAGATGGCGATTGATCTGCAGACGGAACTGGAGACATCGGATGGGGATCACTCCTGGCTTCATATCATCCGCGTCGAACAGCTCTATCCGTTCCCGCAAGAAGAGATTGCGGCTATCATCGGACGCTACCCGGCCCTGAAGGAGATCGTCTGGGTGCAGGAAGAGCCGAAAAATATGGGTGCCTGGACGTACATGGAGCCGCGCATTCGCGAAGTGGCTCCGAACAAGGTGCCTGTGCACTATATCGGACGTCCGGAGCATTCCAGCCCGGCGAGCGGATATGCGGATGTCCATAGCTTCGAACAACGCCAAATCATTACCGAATCGTTGCATCGTTCGACAAAAACTAATTAA
- the hprK gene encoding HPr(Ser) kinase/phosphatase, with protein sequence MKTVMIQQLVEKFKLEVLTGGNRLNRTISKTRVHRPGLEFAGYYEFFPQERIQVLGLKEIGYLHTLTEEERDARIKNVVKYHPPCFVVTRDQEELTYLIDHCRREDIPLLRTSMTTSKFIGLVDSYLTKMLAPEIQVHGVCMNVAGIGILLRGKSGIGKSETALTLIRRGHRLVSDDAVVLRKMNPETLIGTHDGKTREFLALRSIGLINVARIYGRSAFQEETRIVLDIELTKWKDNELNNELELEPRFTEYMDVKVPTVQIQLQPGRDVASLVEAAANNYYLQQQGYSAAEEFISRLNM encoded by the coding sequence ATGAAAACGGTCATGATTCAACAGCTCGTGGAGAAGTTCAAGCTTGAAGTGCTGACGGGCGGGAACCGCCTGAACCGCACCATTTCCAAGACGCGCGTGCACCGTCCGGGGCTTGAATTCGCCGGGTACTATGAATTTTTCCCGCAGGAACGCATTCAAGTCCTTGGACTGAAGGAGATCGGGTACCTTCATACGCTGACCGAGGAAGAGCGCGATGCCCGGATCAAAAACGTCGTGAAATACCATCCCCCTTGCTTTGTCGTTACTCGGGATCAGGAAGAACTCACGTACTTGATCGATCATTGCCGGCGGGAAGACATTCCGCTGCTCCGCACCTCCATGACGACATCGAAGTTCATCGGACTGGTTGATTCTTATTTGACGAAAATGCTGGCGCCCGAGATTCAGGTGCATGGCGTGTGCATGAACGTGGCGGGCATCGGCATTCTGCTGCGCGGCAAGTCGGGCATCGGCAAGAGCGAGACGGCGCTGACGCTCATTCGCCGGGGACACCGCCTCGTATCGGATGACGCGGTCGTCCTGCGCAAGATGAACCCGGAGACCCTGATCGGCACCCACGACGGCAAAACGCGCGAATTCCTCGCTTTGCGCAGCATCGGACTCATTAACGTCGCCCGCATCTATGGCCGCAGCGCCTTCCAGGAAGAGACCCGCATCGTGCTCGATATCGAGCTGACGAAGTGGAAGGACAACGAGCTGAACAACGAACTGGAGCTGGAGCCCCGGTTCACGGAATATATGGACGTCAAGGTTCCGACCGTCCAGATTCAGCTTCAGCCCGGACGGGATGTCGCCAGCCTGGTCGAGGCGGCCGCCAACAACTATTATTTGCAGCAGCAGGGATACAGCGCCGCGGAGGAATTCATCTCGCGGCTGAATATGTAA
- a CDS encoding M50 family metallopeptidase encodes MKHWGKTVVFLVVAAVLTRVIPFSSFFRNVDTLVHEFGHAIVTLLVSGKVLYIHLFADHSGVTYSSAAAHSWRFILIALAGYTVSTMFAVLLFYGYARGKQQTGLTAILIVTAISLLFFVRNGYGVMWCIGFLLLTAAICFCPWPWLRQGYYLLVAFIALVESVLGPVFLLILAVQNPGQAGDAANLARLTPVPAALWALLFTAVALLGARECLRFFLHPKRSPRSR; translated from the coding sequence ATGAAGCATTGGGGAAAAACCGTCGTATTTCTAGTGGTGGCCGCCGTCTTGACGCGGGTCATTCCGTTTTCTTCTTTCTTTCGCAATGTAGATACGCTCGTGCATGAGTTCGGTCACGCGATCGTCACCCTGCTCGTGTCCGGCAAAGTATTGTATATTCACTTATTCGCCGATCATAGCGGAGTCACGTACTCTTCCGCGGCAGCCCATTCGTGGCGCTTCATTCTTATCGCGCTGGCCGGCTATACCGTCTCGACGATGTTCGCGGTCCTGCTGTTCTACGGGTATGCCCGCGGCAAGCAGCAGACGGGATTAACGGCTATTCTTATCGTGACGGCCATCAGCCTGCTCTTCTTCGTGCGCAATGGCTATGGCGTCATGTGGTGCATCGGCTTCCTGCTCTTGACCGCCGCGATCTGCTTCTGTCCGTGGCCGTGGCTGCGGCAAGGCTATTATTTGCTCGTCGCCTTCATCGCCCTGGTCGAATCGGTTCTGGGCCCGGTGTTCCTGCTGATCCTGGCCGTCCAGAATCCGGGCCAGGCCGGGGATGCCGCCAATCTGGCGCGGCTGACCCCGGTTCCGGCCGCCTTGTGGGCGCTTCTGTTCACGGCGGTCGCCCTGCTCGGAGCGAGGGAATGCCTGCGGTTCTTCCTGCATCCGAAGAGAAGCCCCCGCTCCCGCTAA